From the Shewanella amazonensis SB2B genome, one window contains:
- a CDS encoding Re/Si-specific NAD(P)(+) transhydrogenase subunit alpha, with protein MQIGIPRESLAGETRVAATPATVEQLKKLGFEVAIESGAGTLASFSDAAFEAVGASVVPSVWQADLIFKVNAPTEDEIKEIKDGATLVSFIWPAQNPELVEKLSQRNINVMAMDMVPRISRAQSLDALSSMANIGGYRAVVEAAHEFGRFFTGQITAAGKVPPAKVLVIGAGVAGLAAIGTAGSLGAVVRAFDTRLEVAEQIESMGGQFLKLDFGGEDGSSSDGYAKVMSEEFIKAEMALFAEQAKEVDIIVTTALIPGKPAPRLITKEMVDSMKSGSVIVDMAAATGGNCEYTVPGELFVTENGVKVIGYTDLPGRLPAQSSQLYGTNLVNLMKLMCKDKDGNAVIDFDDVVMRNMTVVKAGEVTFPPPAISVSAAPAKAAPKVELKKAEPKEPSKLKYVLGALGLIGFGAVAAVAPPEFLSHFTVFLLSCVVGYYVVWNVTHALHTPLMSVTNAISGIIVVGALLQIGSGSTLVTVLAFIAVLIASINIFGGFTVTQRMLKMFRKD; from the coding sequence ATGCAAATTGGAATTCCGAGAGAGAGTCTCGCCGGTGAAACCCGGGTCGCCGCGACCCCGGCTACGGTTGAGCAACTTAAAAAACTCGGCTTTGAAGTGGCTATCGAATCTGGTGCAGGCACACTTGCCAGCTTCAGTGATGCCGCCTTTGAGGCGGTGGGTGCCAGTGTAGTGCCCTCCGTATGGCAGGCCGACCTTATCTTTAAGGTCAATGCCCCAACCGAAGATGAAATAAAAGAAATCAAAGACGGCGCAACCTTGGTGAGTTTTATCTGGCCTGCTCAAAACCCTGAGCTGGTTGAGAAATTATCACAGCGCAATATCAACGTGATGGCGATGGACATGGTGCCGCGTATTTCCCGCGCCCAGTCGCTGGATGCCCTGTCATCCATGGCCAACATCGGCGGCTATCGTGCCGTGGTGGAAGCCGCCCACGAATTTGGCCGCTTCTTTACCGGCCAAATCACCGCTGCCGGTAAGGTCCCCCCTGCCAAGGTGCTGGTGATTGGTGCCGGTGTGGCGGGTCTTGCTGCCATTGGTACTGCAGGCTCCCTCGGCGCCGTGGTGCGCGCCTTCGATACCCGCCTCGAAGTGGCGGAGCAAATCGAGTCCATGGGTGGCCAATTCCTCAAACTCGACTTCGGCGGCGAAGACGGCTCATCCTCCGACGGCTATGCCAAGGTGATGAGCGAAGAGTTTATCAAGGCCGAGATGGCCCTCTTTGCCGAACAGGCCAAAGAAGTGGACATTATCGTCACCACCGCCCTTATTCCCGGCAAGCCAGCGCCACGTCTTATCACCAAGGAAATGGTGGATTCGATGAAGAGCGGCTCTGTGATTGTGGACATGGCAGCCGCCACCGGCGGTAACTGTGAATACACAGTCCCGGGCGAGCTTTTTGTCACCGAAAACGGCGTTAAGGTGATTGGTTACACCGATCTGCCTGGCCGTCTGCCAGCCCAGTCCTCCCAGCTTTACGGCACCAACCTGGTGAATCTGATGAAGCTGATGTGCAAAGACAAAGACGGCAATGCCGTTATCGACTTTGACGATGTGGTGATGCGCAACATGACAGTGGTCAAAGCCGGTGAAGTCACCTTCCCGCCGCCAGCCATCTCTGTGTCTGCTGCCCCAGCCAAGGCTGCCCCCAAGGTAGAGCTGAAAAAAGCCGAGCCCAAAGAGCCTTCCAAACTCAAGTACGTTCTGGGCGCTCTGGGTCTGATTGGTTTTGGTGCTGTAGCTGCGGTAGCGCCGCCAGAGTTCTTGTCCCACTTCACCGTGTTCCTGCTCTCCTGTGTGGTGGGCTACTACGTGGTGTGGAACGTAACTCACGCGCTGCACACGCCGCTGATGTCGGTAACCAACGCCATCTCGGGCATTATCGTGGTGGGCGCACTGCTGCAAATTGGCAGCGGCTCGACGCTGGTCACTGTGCTGGCGTTTATTGCCGTGCTCATTGCCAGTATCAACATCTTCGGCGGCTTTACCGTCACTCAGCGCATGCTGAAGATGTTCCGTAAGGATTAA
- the pntB gene encoding Re/Si-specific NAD(P)(+) transhydrogenase subunit beta, with protein sequence MSQGLVTAAYIVAALCFILSLAGLSRQETAKQGNLFGITGMAIALIATILNPETSGVHWIILAMVIGGAIGVRLALKVEMTEMPELVAILHSFVGMAAVLVGFNSFIDVHPQAVTEVVISVGGNIDQSLEAAKAALQEASKAAEGHHLTGAMLSIHLVEVFLGVFIGAVTFTGSVVAFCKLRGLISSKPLMLPHRHKLNLLAVLVSFGLMVLFVKADGAMLPLIIMTLIAFAFGWHLVASIGGADMPVVVSMLNSYSGWAAAAAGFMLSNDLLIVTGALVGSSGAILSYIMCKAMNRSFISVIAGGFGTDGAVSSGDEEMGEYRETNAEDVADMLKNASSVIITPGYGMAVAQAQYPVAEITQKLRDRGIEVRFGIHPVAGRLPGHMNVLLAEAKVPYDIVLEMDEINEDFPETDVVLVIGANDTVNPAASEDPASPIAGMPVLEVWKAQTVIGFKRSMNTGYAGVQNPLFFRDNTQMLFGDAKASVEAILKAL encoded by the coding sequence GTGTCTCAAGGACTGGTAACAGCAGCCTACATAGTAGCAGCGCTGTGTTTTATTTTGAGTCTCGCGGGCCTGTCCCGTCAGGAGACCGCCAAGCAGGGTAACCTCTTTGGTATCACGGGCATGGCCATTGCGCTTATTGCCACTATCCTCAACCCGGAAACCAGTGGTGTACACTGGATTATTCTCGCCATGGTTATCGGCGGCGCCATTGGCGTGCGTCTGGCCCTCAAGGTGGAAATGACCGAGATGCCGGAACTGGTGGCCATTCTCCACAGTTTTGTGGGTATGGCAGCCGTGCTGGTTGGCTTTAACAGCTTTATCGACGTGCATCCCCAGGCGGTCACCGAAGTGGTGATTAGCGTGGGTGGCAATATCGACCAGAGCCTCGAAGCCGCCAAGGCCGCATTGCAGGAAGCGAGCAAGGCCGCAGAAGGTCATCACCTCACCGGCGCCATGCTCAGCATCCATCTGGTGGAAGTGTTCCTCGGGGTCTTTATCGGTGCCGTGACTTTCACCGGCTCTGTAGTGGCCTTCTGTAAGCTGCGCGGACTGATTTCCTCCAAGCCACTGATGCTGCCCCATCGCCATAAGCTGAACCTGCTGGCGGTACTGGTATCTTTTGGCCTGATGGTGCTCTTTGTAAAAGCCGATGGCGCTATGCTGCCGCTTATCATCATGACACTTATCGCCTTTGCCTTTGGCTGGCATCTGGTGGCCAGCATCGGCGGCGCCGACATGCCGGTGGTGGTGTCCATGCTGAACTCCTACTCAGGCTGGGCGGCCGCGGCGGCGGGCTTTATGCTCTCCAACGACCTGCTTATCGTCACCGGTGCCCTGGTGGGCTCCTCCGGTGCCATCCTGTCTTACATCATGTGTAAGGCGATGAACCGCTCGTTTATCTCGGTGATTGCCGGTGGTTTTGGTACCGATGGCGCTGTGTCCAGCGGTGATGAAGAAATGGGTGAATACCGCGAAACCAACGCCGAAGATGTGGCCGACATGCTGAAAAACGCAAGCTCAGTCATCATCACCCCCGGCTACGGTATGGCGGTGGCTCAGGCTCAGTATCCGGTGGCCGAAATCACCCAGAAGCTGCGTGACCGTGGCATCGAAGTACGCTTCGGTATCCACCCGGTTGCCGGTCGTCTGCCAGGCCACATGAACGTGCTGCTGGCCGAGGCCAAGGTGCCTTACGACATAGTGCTGGAAATGGATGAAATCAACGAAGACTTCCCCGAGACGGATGTTGTGCTGGTGATTGGTGCCAACGACACAGTGAACCCAGCGGCCTCGGAAGACCCAGCCAGCCCCATCGCCGGTATGCCGGTGCTGGAAGTATGGAAAGCCCAAACCGTGATCGGCTTCAAGCGTTCCATGAACACAGGCTACGCCGGGGTACAGAACCCGCTGTTCTTCCGCGATAACACCCAGATGCTGTTTGGCGATGCCAAGGCCAGTGTCGAGGCGATTTTGAAGGCGCTGTAA
- a CDS encoding assimilatory sulfite reductase (NADPH) flavoprotein subunit, translating to MLLKELSSLASPLSAEQVDKLKNLTFELNAVQLAWVSGYLAANAQFAAGGAIAAAPAAQEAATLTVLYASQTGNAKGVASKIKAAAESRGLAVQLQDIASYKTNALAKEKFLIIVASTYGEGEPPESAVSFYKFLFGKKAPKLPELQFAVLGLGDTSYEFFCKTATDFDSQLAALGAKRLHEPALLDVDYGDGAKNWQEAALDVFAPLLKASGAGSEKVIAWPGATGTAGSHSQYDKQNPATAELSVNQKITARNSTKDVRHIEISLEGTGLTYQPGDALGVYFRNAPELVASVLAATGLTGSEQVELSGKTLTLQAALTDELELTQAYPSLVTKYAEVSNNAELQALGANKDALRAYLADKQSADVIVQNPANISAQQLVDSLRKVQPRLYSIASSQAEVGEEVHLTVGVVRYDAFGSTHLGGASGFLAERLAEGEAVKVFVEHNDNFRLPNHDTPVLMIGPGTGIAPFRAFLQERDNAGATGQNWLFFGNPHFTRDFLYQVELQDYLKRGVLTHLDVAFSRDQAQKVYVQDKLTAKGAEVWSWLQQGAHLYICGDGNRMAKDVHQALLHIAQTHGGLSAEAADEYFEELRANKRYQKDVY from the coding sequence ATGCTGTTAAAAGAATTATCCTCCCTCGCGTCTCCGCTCAGTGCCGAGCAGGTCGACAAGCTCAAGAACCTGACCTTTGAGCTCAACGCCGTGCAACTGGCCTGGGTCAGTGGTTATCTGGCCGCAAACGCGCAATTTGCTGCTGGGGGGGCTATTGCTGCAGCACCCGCTGCCCAGGAAGCCGCTACCTTAACGGTGCTTTATGCATCGCAGACCGGCAATGCCAAAGGCGTGGCCAGTAAAATCAAAGCGGCGGCAGAAAGCCGTGGCTTGGCTGTGCAGTTGCAGGACATTGCCTCGTATAAAACCAATGCGTTGGCAAAAGAAAAATTCCTAATCATTGTTGCCTCGACCTACGGCGAGGGTGAACCACCCGAGAGCGCGGTGAGTTTCTATAAGTTCCTGTTTGGTAAAAAAGCACCCAAGTTACCCGAGCTGCAATTTGCCGTGTTGGGCCTTGGCGATACCAGCTATGAGTTTTTCTGCAAAACCGCCACTGACTTTGACAGCCAACTGGCGGCATTAGGTGCAAAACGCCTGCATGAACCGGCCCTGCTGGATGTTGATTATGGCGACGGCGCGAAAAACTGGCAGGAAGCTGCCTTGGATGTGTTTGCACCGCTGCTTAAAGCATCAGGCGCCGGTAGCGAGAAAGTGATTGCATGGCCAGGCGCGACTGGCACCGCGGGTAGCCACAGCCAGTATGATAAGCAAAACCCAGCCACCGCTGAGTTAAGTGTTAATCAAAAGATCACGGCGCGTAATTCCACCAAAGACGTGCGTCATATTGAGATTTCGCTGGAAGGCACCGGCCTGACTTATCAGCCGGGTGATGCGTTAGGGGTGTATTTCCGCAACGCACCTGAGCTTGTCGCCAGCGTGCTGGCCGCCACGGGGTTAACCGGCAGCGAGCAGGTTGAGCTGTCTGGTAAAACCTTAACGCTGCAAGCGGCGTTAACCGACGAGCTGGAGCTCACCCAAGCCTACCCGTCGCTGGTGACCAAGTACGCAGAGGTGAGCAACAATGCCGAGCTGCAAGCGCTTGGCGCCAACAAAGACGCGCTGCGCGCTTATCTGGCCGATAAGCAAAGCGCCGATGTGATTGTGCAAAACCCTGCCAACATCAGCGCACAGCAGCTGGTGGACAGCCTGCGCAAAGTGCAGCCACGCCTGTATTCCATCGCCTCAAGCCAAGCCGAAGTGGGCGAAGAAGTGCATTTAACCGTGGGCGTGGTGCGTTACGATGCCTTTGGCAGCACCCATTTGGGTGGGGCGTCAGGCTTTTTGGCTGAGCGCCTTGCCGAAGGTGAGGCAGTGAAAGTCTTTGTTGAACACAATGACAACTTCCGCCTGCCAAACCACGACACACCTGTGTTGATGATTGGCCCCGGCACAGGTATTGCGCCATTCAGGGCGTTCTTGCAAGAGCGTGATAACGCAGGTGCGACTGGCCAAAACTGGCTGTTCTTCGGTAACCCGCATTTCACCCGTGATTTCTTATATCAGGTAGAGCTGCAAGACTACTTGAAGCGTGGTGTGTTAACCCACCTGGATGTGGCATTCAGCCGCGACCAGGCGCAAAAAGTGTATGTGCAGGACAAACTGACCGCCAAAGGCGCCGAAGTCTGGTCTTGGCTGCAACAAGGTGCTCACTTGTATATTTGTGGTGACGGCAACCGGATGGCCAAAGATGTGCATCAGGCGTTATTACACATTGCCCAAACCCACGGTGGCTTGTCTGCCGAAGCAGCCGACGAATATTTTGAAGAGTTACGCGCGAACAAACGTTATCAGAAGGATGTTTATTAA